A DNA window from Helianthus annuus cultivar XRQ/B chromosome 15, HanXRQr2.0-SUNRISE, whole genome shotgun sequence contains the following coding sequences:
- the LOC110937471 gene encoding glycine-rich RNA-binding protein 4, mitochondrial, giving the protein MAFVSKVSSLLKQSGSKHASMGLSSSNSPFFQVIRSMSSAKLFVGGLSYGTDEMGLRQAFQEYGEVIEAKVITDRDSGRSRGFGFVSYTSADAANTALQDMDGKDLHGRRIRVSFAQERPRPSFGGGGYGGAGGYSGGGGGGYGGAGGYSGGGYGDRSNNLGGYGGRNQNAGGGDDLFSGGVGGGSGVSPGGGNEDEVVGNLSDGSGENDGGDDSEGNDYANTSNK; this is encoded by the exons ATGGCTTTTGTTAGTAAAGTTAGTAGTCTGCTTAAACAATCTGGAAGCAAACATGCTAGTATGGGATTGTCGTCTTCAAATTCACCGTTTTTTCAAGTTATCAGAAGCATGTCATCTGCTAAGCTTTTTGTTGGAG GACTTTCATATGGAACTGATGAAATGGGATTAAGACAAGCTTTTCAGGAATATGGTGAAGTGATTGAag CCAAAGTTATTACTGATCGGGATTCTGGTAGGTCTCGAGGATTCGGTTTTGTTAGTTATACATCAGCTGATGCAGCTAATACCGCTCTCCAGGACATGGACGGCAAG GACCTCCATGGTCGAAGGATTAGAGTCAGCTTTGCACAAGAAAGACCACGCCCATCTTTTGGTGGCGGTGGCTATGGAGGCGCTGGTGGTTatagtggcggtggtggtggcggctaCGGAGGAGCTGGTGGATATAGTGGTGGTGGTTATGGTGACAGAAGCAACAATCTAGGTGGGTATGGCGGCAGGAACCAGAATGCTGGTGGTGGTGACGATCTCTTCAGCGGTGGTGTAGGTGGTGGGAGTGGGGTCTCACCTGGTGGTGGTAATGAAGACGAAGTTGTTGGCAATTTGAGCGATGGTTCAGGAGAAAATGATGGCGGGGATGATTCTGAGGGTAATGATTATGCGAACACTTCCAACAAGTAG